A region of Sphingomonas sp. DNA encodes the following proteins:
- the guaB gene encoding IMP dehydrogenase, with product MDIRLGLTFDDVLLQPAESSVLPSQADTSTRVTRGIALNIPILSSAMDTVTEADMAIVMAQLGGLGVLHRNMEVEEQFAAVRAVKRFESGMVVNPITIRPDQTLAEAQELMARNKISGIPVTEPGGRLVGILTNRDVRFAENPRQPVSELMTSDNLATVGPGVSQEEARRLLHQRRIEKLLVVDADGRCIGLITVKDIEKAVTYPNATKDGAGRLRVAAATTVGDTGFERSSALIDAECDLIVIDTAHGHNKDVALAVERIKRASNAVQVVAGNVATAEATKALIGAGADCVKVGIGPGSICTTRVVAGVGVPQLTAIMDCAEEAAKSGTPVIGDGGLRTSGDIAKALAGGASAVMVGSLLAGTEEAPGETFLYQGRAYKSYRGMGSVGAMARGSADRYFQQDIKDQLKLVPEGIEGQVAYKGHARDVIHQLVGGVKAAMGYTGAATIADLQQAKFVRITNAGLRESHVHDVTITREAPNYPSH from the coding sequence ATGGACATCCGCCTCGGCCTCACCTTCGACGACGTCCTGCTCCAGCCGGCCGAATCTTCGGTCCTGCCGAGCCAGGCCGACACAAGCACCCGGGTGACGCGCGGCATCGCGCTCAACATTCCGATCCTCTCCTCCGCGATGGACACGGTGACCGAAGCCGACATGGCGATCGTGATGGCGCAACTGGGCGGGCTCGGCGTCCTCCACCGCAACATGGAGGTGGAGGAGCAGTTCGCCGCCGTCCGCGCCGTGAAGCGCTTCGAAAGCGGCATGGTGGTCAATCCGATCACGATCCGCCCGGATCAGACCCTCGCCGAGGCGCAGGAGCTGATGGCGCGCAACAAGATCTCCGGCATCCCGGTGACGGAGCCGGGCGGCAGACTGGTCGGCATCCTCACCAACCGCGACGTGCGCTTCGCCGAAAATCCGCGCCAGCCGGTGTCCGAGCTGATGACCAGCGACAATCTCGCCACGGTCGGCCCCGGCGTCAGCCAGGAGGAGGCCCGCCGTCTGCTTCACCAGCGCCGGATCGAGAAGCTGCTCGTCGTCGATGCGGACGGCCGCTGCATCGGTCTCATCACCGTCAAGGACATCGAGAAGGCCGTCACCTATCCGAACGCGACCAAGGACGGCGCGGGCCGCCTGCGCGTTGCCGCCGCGACCACGGTCGGCGACACCGGCTTCGAGCGCAGTTCGGCACTGATCGACGCCGAATGCGACCTCATCGTCATCGACACCGCGCACGGCCATAACAAGGACGTCGCCCTCGCTGTCGAGCGGATCAAGCGCGCGTCCAACGCCGTGCAGGTCGTCGCCGGCAATGTCGCGACGGCCGAAGCCACCAAGGCGCTGATCGGCGCGGGCGCGGATTGCGTGAAGGTCGGCATCGGCCCCGGCTCGATCTGCACCACCCGCGTCGTCGCCGGCGTCGGCGTGCCGCAATTGACCGCGATCATGGATTGCGCCGAGGAAGCGGCGAAGTCGGGCACGCCGGTCATCGGGGATGGCGGCCTGCGCACGTCTGGCGACATCGCCAAGGCGTTGGCCGGCGGCGCGTCTGCGGTGATGGTCGGCTCGCTGCTGGCGGGGACCGAGGAAGCGCCGGGCGAGACGTTCCTCTATCAGGGCCGCGCCTATAAGAGCTATCGCGGCATGGGCAGCGTCGGTGCGATGGCGCGCGGCTCGGCCGATCGTTATTTCCAGCAGGACATCAAGGATCAGCTCAAGCTGGTGCCGGAGGGGATCGAGGGGCAGGTCGCCTACAAGGGCCATGCCCGCGATGTGATTCACCAGCTCGTCGGCGGCGTGAAGGCGGCGATGGGCTATACCGGTGCGGCGACGATCGCCGATCTCCAGCAGGCGAAGTTCGTGCGGATCACCAATGCCGGCCTGCGCGAAAGCCACGTTCACGACGTCACGATCACCCGCGAGGCGCCCAACTACCCCTCGCACTAA
- a CDS encoding RsmB/NOP family class I SAM-dependent RNA methyltransferase, protein MTPAARAQAAIELLDEIVIAAREGGAAADTLVQRYFKTRRYAGSKDRRAVRDLVYRAIRRAGDRPESGRAALLGFAAVEPDLLTVFDGSPHGPAPVREGEAAAPASVVPAWLAGRFDPALGAGELPALLERATLDLRVNRLRGTREEALAAMPEAEPTPHSPLGLRLPEGFQVEQSESWASGLVEVQDEGSQLLCLVCDVRLGMTVIDLCAGAGGKTLALAAEMAGEGRLVASDTDRARLSRMAPRLARAGVGIVETRLLDPGRESAAFADLAGAADLVLIDAPCSGSGTWRRNPETRWRLTPERLERLVALQAHLLDIGAELVRPGGHLVYAVCSLLTEEGRDQAAKFEMRRSAFVRDLGPMNAGRAAGAGHLLSPAADGTDGFFVARWRCPC, encoded by the coding sequence ATGACACCGGCCGCGCGCGCCCAGGCGGCGATCGAGCTGCTCGACGAAATCGTCATTGCCGCCCGCGAAGGCGGCGCGGCCGCCGATACGCTCGTCCAACGCTATTTCAAGACGCGCCGCTATGCCGGATCGAAGGACCGCCGCGCGGTCCGCGATCTCGTCTACCGTGCGATCCGCCGCGCCGGCGATCGCCCCGAATCGGGCCGCGCCGCCCTGCTCGGCTTCGCCGCTGTCGAGCCCGATCTGCTGACTGTGTTCGACGGCTCGCCCCACGGTCCCGCGCCCGTGCGGGAAGGCGAGGCCGCGGCGCCCGCCTCTGTCGTGCCCGCCTGGCTCGCCGGCCGGTTCGATCCGGCGCTGGGCGCGGGCGAATTGCCGGCTCTGCTCGAACGCGCGACCCTCGACCTGCGCGTGAACCGCCTGCGGGGCACCCGAGAGGAAGCGCTGGCGGCCATGCCGGAAGCCGAGCCGACACCACATTCGCCGCTGGGTCTGCGTCTTCCGGAAGGCTTTCAGGTGGAGCAATCCGAAAGCTGGGCATCAGGCCTGGTCGAAGTTCAGGACGAAGGCAGCCAACTCCTGTGCCTGGTCTGCGATGTCCGCCTCGGCATGACGGTGATCGACCTGTGCGCGGGCGCCGGCGGCAAGACGCTCGCGCTGGCCGCCGAGATGGCGGGAGAAGGACGGCTCGTCGCGTCGGACACCGATCGCGCCCGCCTCTCGCGCATGGCGCCTCGACTGGCGCGCGCGGGCGTCGGCATCGTCGAGACGCGGCTGCTCGATCCGGGCCGCGAATCGGCGGCGTTCGCCGATCTCGCCGGGGCGGCCGATCTGGTGCTGATCGATGCCCCCTGCTCGGGCAGCGGCACCTGGCGCCGCAATCCGGAAACGCGCTGGCGCCTGACGCCGGAGCGTTTGGAACGGCTCGTCGCGCTTCAGGCACATCTTCTTGATATCGGCGCGGAACTTGTCCGTCCTGGCGGCCATTTGGTCTATGCGGTCTGTTCGCTGCTGACCGAAGAGGGGCGCGATCAGGCCGCGAAATTCGAAATGCGTCGTTCAGCCTTCGTTCGGGACTTGGGCCCCATGAATGCAGGACGCGCCGCCGGCGCCGGGCACCTGCTCAGCCCCGCCGCCGACGGCACGGACGGCTTTTTCGTCGCGCGCTGGCGGTGCCCATGCTAG
- a CDS encoding tetratricopeptide repeat protein — MRLMPIALTIAVAAATIAAAGHGQRADDQIDPRSAAMVEQARTLSAAGRYNEAIDLLETALAIDPGNRGAYVQLGRVAQAQRLPGKAIRLYSDALRLEPNDVNALAGQGEAYVQRGAVDRARTNLERVRSLCRAPCAQADQLAAAITRGPPAEVVQAQRPEPPAPPAVQPRGN; from the coding sequence ATGCGCCTCATGCCGATTGCCCTCACGATCGCCGTCGCGGCGGCCACGATCGCCGCTGCCGGCCATGGCCAGCGCGCCGACGACCAGATCGACCCGCGCTCGGCGGCGATGGTTGAACAGGCTCGGACATTGTCTGCCGCGGGCCGATACAACGAAGCGATCGACCTACTCGAAACCGCGCTCGCCATCGATCCGGGCAATCGCGGCGCTTATGTCCAGCTCGGCCGTGTCGCTCAGGCGCAGCGGCTGCCGGGCAAGGCGATCCGGCTCTATAGCGATGCGCTCCGGCTCGAGCCGAATGACGTCAACGCGCTTGCGGGACAGGGCGAGGCCTATGTCCAGCGCGGCGCGGTCGATCGCGCGCGAACCAATCTCGAACGCGTCCGCTCTCTGTGCCGCGCGCCTTGCGCCCAGGCCGATCAGCTCGCCGCCGCAATCACGCGCGGCCCGCCCGCCGAAGTCGTGCAGGCGCAGCGCCCCGAGCCGCCGGCGCCGCCCGCCGTTCAGCCGCGCGGCAATTAG
- the rsmA gene encoding 16S rRNA (adenine(1518)-N(6)/adenine(1519)-N(6))-dimethyltransferase RsmA translates to MCWPPRRGVKALDPLPPLREVIARHGLAASKALGQNFLLDEHLLDRIARVPGPLAGARVYEVGPGPGGLTRALLRTGAEVVAVERDRRCLPALAELGDAADGRLSVIEGDALAIDEAAAVGPAHIVANLPYNVGTALLVRWLGGESWPPWWTSLTLMFQQEVAERIVAKPGMGAYGRLAVLAQWRATATLAMKVHRSAFVPPPKVMSAVVHIVPAAAPPEVRAEMLERLTAAAFGQRRKMLRQSLKSVPGALDALQQLGIDPQRRAETLNVADFVALARLIAA, encoded by the coding sequence ATGTGCTGGCCGCCTCGCCGCGGCGTGAAGGCGCTCGATCCATTGCCGCCACTGCGCGAAGTGATCGCGCGCCACGGGCTCGCCGCGTCGAAGGCGCTCGGCCAGAATTTCCTGCTCGACGAGCACTTGCTGGATCGGATCGCACGCGTGCCTGGCCCGCTGGCTGGTGCGCGAGTCTATGAGGTCGGGCCGGGCCCCGGCGGACTTACCCGCGCCTTGCTGCGCACCGGCGCCGAGGTCGTCGCGGTCGAGCGCGACCGCCGCTGCCTGCCCGCTTTGGCGGAGCTTGGCGACGCGGCAGACGGAAGGCTCAGTGTGATCGAGGGCGATGCCCTGGCGATCGACGAGGCCGCAGCTGTCGGTCCCGCCCATATCGTCGCCAATCTGCCTTACAATGTCGGGACCGCATTGCTCGTGCGCTGGCTCGGCGGCGAAAGCTGGCCGCCATGGTGGACATCGCTGACATTGATGTTCCAGCAGGAAGTGGCCGAGCGGATCGTGGCGAAGCCGGGCATGGGCGCCTATGGCCGCCTCGCGGTTCTCGCCCAGTGGCGTGCGACCGCCACACTGGCGATGAAAGTGCATCGCTCCGCCTTCGTGCCGCCACCCAAGGTCATGTCGGCGGTGGTCCATATCGTGCCCGCAGCAGCGCCGCCGGAGGTGCGCGCGGAGATGCTGGAGCGCCTGACCGCCGCCGCTTTCGGCCAGCGCCGCAAGATGCTGCGCCAGTCGCTCAAGAGTGTCCCGGGGGCGCTGGATGCCCTCCAGCAGCTCGGCATCGATCCGCAGCGGCGCGCGGAGACGCTTAACGTCGCCGATTTCGTCGCGCTGGCGCGGCTGATCGCGGCCTAA
- the pdxA gene encoding 4-hydroxythreonine-4-phosphate dehydrogenase PdxA encodes MPRSTRSASTAGRSAICATSGATRWSIIAESLPAPLAVSLGDPAGIGAEVIAKSWTRRAEEALPPFFAVGDVGAVEAAWDGPIAVIADPAEAMTLFDEALPIIRVADSTAPPGSLDLIGARNALDALELAVGLARSGAASGLVTGPVSKTRLYAVGFTHPGQTEFVAERCGVAGELVAMMLAGPTLRVIPVTTHIPLAEVTAVLTAERIVAKGRAAARGLQRQFGIDAPRIAVAGLNPHAGENGALGREEIDIIMPAIERLREEGFEVTGPHPPDIMFNAHRRAGYDMALCMYHDQALIPLKTLHFDEGINVTLGLPIVRTSPDHGTAFDIAGKNVADPGAMIAAIRTAGECAGRLAAA; translated from the coding sequence ATGCCCAGATCAACGAGGAGCGCGTCAACCGCCGGGCGCAGCGCTATCTGCGCGACCTCAGGCGCGACGCGGTGGTCGATTATCGCTGAGTCCTTGCCGGCGCCGCTCGCGGTTTCGCTGGGCGATCCGGCGGGCATCGGCGCAGAGGTTATCGCCAAGAGCTGGACGCGTCGCGCCGAGGAAGCGCTGCCTCCCTTTTTCGCGGTCGGCGATGTCGGCGCGGTCGAAGCGGCATGGGACGGCCCGATCGCCGTCATCGCCGACCCGGCCGAAGCCATGACGCTGTTCGACGAGGCCCTGCCGATCATCCGCGTCGCCGATTCGACCGCGCCGCCCGGCAGCCTCGATCTCATCGGCGCGCGCAACGCGCTTGACGCGCTGGAGCTCGCGGTCGGCCTGGCCCGCTCGGGCGCGGCTTCGGGCCTCGTCACCGGACCCGTTTCCAAGACCCGGCTCTACGCAGTCGGTTTCACTCATCCCGGACAGACCGAATTCGTCGCCGAACGCTGCGGTGTGGCGGGCGAGCTGGTCGCGATGATGCTCGCCGGGCCGACCCTGCGCGTCATTCCCGTCACCACGCATATCCCGCTCGCCGAAGTGACGGCGGTGCTCACGGCCGAGCGGATCGTGGCCAAGGGCCGTGCGGCCGCGCGCGGGCTGCAGCGCCAGTTCGGCATCGACGCGCCCCGGATCGCCGTCGCCGGGCTCAACCCGCATGCGGGCGAGAACGGCGCGCTCGGCCGCGAGGAGATCGACATCATCATGCCCGCGATCGAGCGGCTGCGCGAGGAAGGCTTCGAAGTGACGGGGCCGCACCCACCCGACATCATGTTCAATGCCCATCGCCGTGCCGGTTACGACATGGCGCTGTGCATGTATCACGATCAGGCGCTGATCCCCCTGAAGACGCTGCACTTCGACGAGGGCATCAACGTCACGCTCGGCCTGCCGATCGTGCGCACCTCGCCCGATCACGGCACCGCCTTCGATATCGCCGGCAAGAATGTCGCCGATCCGGGCGCGATGATCGCGGCGATCCGCACCGCCGGAGAATGTGCTGGCCGCCTCGCCGCGGCGTGA
- a CDS encoding peptidylprolyl isomerase codes for MMKLGRFPRAAAILAVSLLSVVAAAQNQPGIAGLDIPDNVQFVGNVQPGVRKATAIVNGEVITESDIDHRLALIVASNRIELPPEELQRVRAQVLRNLIDETLQIQAARQQEVAVEERDVDQYFARFAGGFNQTPQNFAAYLRSIGSSERSLKRQIRGELSWQRVQRRNIEPFVTVGDDEVQSVIDRLNASRGTAEYRVAEIFISSTPETAAEARANAQRIVQQIRAGASFQAYARQFSEASTAAVGGDLGWVRVEQLPPELAGLVQEMPVGAISDPVPLPGGFSIVALADSRQILVADPRDAMLSLMQISVTNPAGTSEAQAQARANQLATATQSMGGCGAATQTATSIGAELISNDQVRVRELPPQLQQMLLDLNIGQATPPFGSTERINVLVLCGRDDPEAAGGPSFDQVYAQINEERVNRRAQRYLRDLRRDAVVDYR; via the coding sequence ATGATGAAGCTCGGTAGGTTCCCAAGGGCGGCCGCGATATTGGCCGTCTCCTTGCTCTCGGTGGTTGCGGCGGCCCAGAATCAGCCCGGCATCGCCGGTCTCGATATCCCCGACAATGTGCAGTTCGTCGGCAATGTGCAGCCCGGCGTGCGCAAGGCGACCGCGATCGTCAATGGCGAGGTCATCACCGAAAGCGACATCGATCATCGCCTGGCGCTGATCGTCGCGTCCAACCGCATCGAGCTTCCGCCCGAGGAGCTTCAGCGGGTGCGCGCCCAGGTGCTCCGCAACCTGATCGACGAGACGCTGCAGATCCAAGCGGCGCGGCAACAGGAAGTCGCCGTCGAGGAACGCGACGTAGACCAGTATTTCGCCCGCTTCGCCGGCGGCTTCAACCAGACACCGCAGAATTTCGCCGCCTATCTCCGTTCGATCGGCTCGTCGGAACGCTCGCTGAAGCGGCAGATTCGCGGCGAGCTGTCCTGGCAGCGGGTGCAGCGGCGCAATATCGAGCCGTTCGTCACGGTCGGCGACGACGAGGTTCAGTCGGTGATCGACCGGCTCAACGCCTCGCGCGGGACCGCCGAATATCGAGTCGCTGAGATTTTCATCTCCTCCACTCCCGAAACCGCCGCCGAAGCACGCGCCAACGCGCAGCGCATCGTCCAGCAGATTCGCGCCGGCGCCTCCTTCCAGGCTTATGCGCGGCAGTTTTCCGAAGCATCGACAGCTGCCGTCGGTGGCGATCTCGGCTGGGTGCGCGTGGAGCAGCTTCCGCCGGAACTCGCCGGGCTGGTCCAGGAAATGCCGGTCGGAGCGATCAGCGATCCCGTTCCGCTGCCGGGCGGCTTCTCGATCGTCGCGCTGGCCGACAGCCGTCAGATTCTCGTCGCCGACCCCCGCGATGCGATGCTCAGTCTGATGCAGATTTCGGTGACGAACCCTGCAGGGACGAGCGAGGCGCAGGCCCAGGCCCGCGCCAACCAGCTCGCCACGGCCACCCAGTCGATGGGCGGCTGCGGTGCCGCGACGCAGACCGCAACGTCGATCGGCGCCGAGCTGATCTCCAACGACCAAGTGCGCGTACGCGAACTGCCGCCGCAGCTTCAGCAGATGCTGCTCGATCTCAATATCGGCCAGGCGACGCCGCCGTTCGGATCCACCGAGCGGATCAACGTTCTCGTCCTGTGCGGTCGCGACGATCCGGAAGCCGCCGGCGGGCCGAGCTTCGATCAGGTCTATGCCCAGATCAACGAGGAGCGCGTCAACCGCCGGGCGCAGCGCTATCTGCGCGACCTCAGGCGCGACGCGGTGGTCGATTATCGCTGA
- a CDS encoding LPS-assembly protein LptD — MGAFRSRGGETDLNHETNLPRRPFAWPDRPAIAGSGRRCNRLGRLQDTGLGPGQRDFVTTFRTICRTALPLLLGLPCAGWAQEPPAPASAAAPDQVAFSADRLEYDQDSELVTAAGEVRMNREGYNLRADTVTWNRTSGEVRAGGDVRLISPGGDVAYGDSVLLEDNLRDGVIENLLLVLADGGRLAAIEARRENGITTLNRAAYTPCAVVDAEGCPKAPTWQINAVRVTHDPVRRRISYQGATLNLFGTPILGLPGLSHPDGSQGGGSGVLVPEIRYDRLNGLEISVPYYLRFASNRDLTLTPHIYTEVAPMLEAEYRQLTRRGAFQLHGYGTFGSRLAIDPNLPDPEGDRGFRGYIEGSGRWQLNPQWSVTAAGRYATDRTFMRRYDISRDDRLRSMIEVERIGTDSYVSIAGWAFQGLRVTDVEGQQPIALPAIDARWRLADPWAGGRFELRVNSLSILRPEGQDTQRAFASAEWERRDILPWGQELVLTAFARSDVYHANDTLLTQTELYRGTEGWSGRFIGAVAADLKWPFIGTFLGGTQRLTPRLQFVASPATDNLDIPNEDARAVDLEDSNLFALNRFPGHDRWEDGVRITYGADWAFDLPGIAVRTNIGQSYRLSTRESILPIGTGLSDRFSDIVGRTTLRIGRRVNLVHRFRLDKESLSIRRNEIDATVGGRQTYATIGYLRLDRDVDPGIEDLRDREEIRFGGRVRFARYWSIFGSAVIDLTDRQEDPLSQSDGFDPVRHRIGILYDDECIELGLTWRRDYETTGDARRGNTFLIRVALRNLGR; from the coding sequence ATGGGCGCCTTTCGGTCGCGCGGCGGCGAAACTGACCTGAATCACGAAACAAATCTCCCAAGACGGCCGTTTGCGTGGCCGGATAGACCCGCCATTGCAGGGAGCGGGCGCAGGTGCAATAGGCTGGGGCGCCTTCAGGACACTGGGCTCGGGCCAGGGCAGCGGGATTTTGTGACGACGTTTCGAACCATCTGCCGGACCGCCTTGCCCCTGCTGCTCGGCCTGCCTTGCGCCGGCTGGGCGCAGGAGCCGCCGGCTCCGGCCAGCGCCGCCGCGCCCGACCAGGTCGCGTTCAGCGCAGACCGGCTGGAATATGATCAGGACAGCGAGTTGGTGACCGCCGCCGGCGAAGTGCGGATGAACCGCGAAGGCTACAATCTGCGTGCCGACACCGTCACCTGGAACCGGACCAGCGGGGAGGTGCGCGCCGGCGGCGATGTCCGGCTGATCAGCCCGGGCGGCGACGTCGCTTATGGCGACAGCGTGCTGCTCGAAGACAATCTGCGCGACGGCGTGATCGAAAATCTGCTGCTCGTGCTGGCCGACGGCGGTCGGCTCGCCGCGATAGAGGCGCGGCGCGAGAACGGTATCACGACGCTGAACCGGGCCGCCTACACGCCCTGCGCGGTCGTCGATGCCGAGGGCTGCCCCAAGGCACCGACCTGGCAGATCAATGCAGTGCGCGTCACCCACGATCCCGTCCGCCGCCGGATCAGCTATCAAGGTGCGACGCTCAACCTGTTCGGCACTCCGATCCTGGGCCTGCCCGGCCTGTCGCACCCGGACGGGAGCCAAGGCGGCGGCAGCGGCGTGCTGGTTCCGGAAATCCGCTACGACCGGCTGAACGGGCTGGAGATCAGCGTTCCCTATTATCTACGCTTCGCGTCCAACCGCGATCTCACCCTCACGCCGCACATCTATACCGAGGTCGCCCCGATGCTGGAGGCGGAATATCGCCAGCTCACCCGGCGCGGCGCCTTCCAGTTGCACGGTTACGGCACCTTCGGATCGCGCCTCGCGATCGATCCGAATTTGCCCGATCCTGAGGGAGATCGCGGTTTTCGCGGCTATATCGAAGGCAGCGGCCGCTGGCAGCTCAACCCGCAATGGAGCGTGACCGCGGCGGGGCGCTACGCCACCGACCGCACCTTCATGCGCCGCTACGATATCTCGCGGGACGACCGGCTGCGCTCGATGATCGAGGTCGAGCGGATCGGGACGGACAGCTATGTCTCGATTGCAGGCTGGGCGTTCCAGGGCCTGCGCGTCACCGATGTGGAGGGGCAGCAGCCGATCGCGCTGCCGGCGATCGACGCGCGCTGGCGGCTCGCCGATCCATGGGCCGGCGGGCGTTTCGAGCTAAGGGTCAACAGCCTTTCCATCCTGCGCCCCGAAGGCCAGGACACGCAGCGCGCCTTCGCCAGCGCCGAATGGGAACGTCGCGACATCCTGCCCTGGGGCCAGGAACTGGTGCTCACCGCTTTCGCGCGCAGCGATGTCTATCACGCCAACGACACCCTGCTCACCCAGACGGAGCTTTATCGCGGCACGGAGGGATGGAGCGGCCGTTTCATCGGCGCGGTCGCGGCCGATCTCAAATGGCCTTTCATCGGCACGTTTCTCGGCGGCACCCAGCGGCTGACTCCGCGCCTCCAGTTCGTCGCCTCGCCGGCGACCGACAATCTCGACATCCCCAACGAGGACGCGCGCGCCGTCGATCTGGAGGATTCCAACCTGTTCGCGCTCAATCGCTTCCCCGGCCATGACCGCTGGGAGGACGGCGTGCGCATCACTTACGGCGCCGACTGGGCTTTCGACCTGCCCGGCATCGCGGTCCGCACCAATATCGGCCAGAGCTACCGGCTGAGCACGCGCGAGAGCATCCTGCCGATCGGCACCGGCCTTTCCGACCGCTTCTCCGACATTGTCGGCCGCACGACGCTGCGCATCGGCCGGCGCGTCAATCTCGTCCATCGCTTCCGGCTCGACAAGGAAAGCCTCAGCATCAGGCGCAACGAGATCGACGCCACGGTCGGCGGGCGCCAGACCTATGCGACGATCGGCTATTTGCGGCTCGACCGCGATGTGGACCCCGGGATCGAGGACCTGCGCGACCGCGAGGAAATCCGTTTCGGCGGGCGGGTGCGATTCGCGCGTTACTGGTCGATCTTCGGATCGGCGGTGATCGACCTGACCGACCGGCAGGAGGATCCGCTGTCCCAATCGGACGGCTTCGATCCGGTCCGCCACCGCATCGGCATTCTCTATGACGACGAATGTATCGAGCTTGGCCTGACCTGGCGGCGCGACTATGAGACGACCGGCGACGCGCGGCGCGGCAACACCTTCCTCATCCGGGTGGCGTTGCGCAATCTCGGCCGCTAA
- a CDS encoding leucyl aminopeptidase: MQVSFAAARPKGAHALAIPVRGEDMLHDRLQGFDDAARTLATRSAEAQRFEREVGAIAETFIDEKDAARRLLLVGLRGKSDEAGLYERVGGALTARLLTSGETKLVIDLTGLSLDARQAARLAFGAAARSWRYDIYRTKLGRKQRPTLAEAIIVGGPEGVKAEWAHLSAVLTGLDLTRGLVTEPSNIVFPQTFVERVRASFDGMGVEIDVLDEKQMAKLGMGALLGVGQGSVRPPRLLVLRWNGGVKGKKPVVLVGKGITFDTGGISIKPAQGMEAMKWDMGGAGAVVGALKAIAGRKAKANVIGVCALAENMPDGNAQRPGDVVTSMSGQTIEVINTDAEGRLVLADAMTWAQREFKPEVMIDLATLTGAMIISLGHEHGGLFSNDDGLAAGLTAAGLASGDKVWRFPMNDAYDKIMDSQIADMRNSASRDAGSITAACFLQRFVEEGVKWAHLDIAGMVWADKPGALFDKGATGYGVALLDRYIADNHEG, encoded by the coding sequence ATTCAGGTCAGTTTCGCCGCCGCGCGACCGAAAGGCGCCCATGCACTCGCCATTCCCGTCCGGGGCGAAGACATGCTGCACGACCGGCTGCAGGGCTTCGACGACGCGGCGCGGACATTGGCCACCCGCTCGGCCGAGGCGCAACGCTTCGAGCGCGAAGTCGGTGCGATCGCCGAGACCTTTATCGACGAGAAGGACGCCGCGCGGCGGCTGCTGCTCGTCGGCCTCCGCGGCAAGAGCGACGAGGCGGGCCTGTATGAGCGCGTCGGCGGCGCACTCACCGCCCGGCTGCTCACTTCGGGCGAAACGAAGCTGGTGATCGACCTCACCGGCCTGTCCCTCGACGCGCGCCAGGCGGCGCGGCTCGCCTTCGGCGCCGCGGCACGCTCGTGGCGCTACGACATCTACCGCACCAAGCTCGGCCGCAAGCAGCGTCCGACGCTCGCCGAAGCGATCATTGTCGGTGGGCCGGAGGGGGTGAAAGCCGAGTGGGCGCATCTGTCCGCCGTTCTGACGGGCCTCGATCTCACCCGCGGCCTCGTCACCGAGCCGTCCAACATCGTCTTCCCGCAGACGTTCGTGGAGCGCGTCCGGGCCTCGTTCGACGGGATGGGCGTCGAGATCGACGTGCTCGACGAGAAGCAGATGGCGAAGCTCGGCATGGGGGCGCTGCTCGGCGTGGGCCAGGGCTCGGTGCGTCCGCCCCGGCTGCTGGTGCTGCGCTGGAACGGCGGTGTCAAAGGCAAGAAGCCCGTCGTGCTGGTGGGGAAGGGGATCACTTTCGACACCGGCGGTATCTCGATCAAGCCCGCCCAGGGCATGGAAGCGATGAAATGGGACATGGGCGGCGCCGGCGCCGTTGTGGGGGCGCTGAAGGCGATCGCCGGGCGCAAGGCGAAGGCGAACGTGATCGGCGTCTGCGCGCTGGCCGAGAACATGCCGGACGGCAATGCCCAGCGTCCCGGCGATGTCGTCACCTCGATGTCCGGCCAGACGATCGAGGTCATCAACACCGATGCCGAAGGCCGCCTCGTCCTCGCCGACGCGATGACCTGGGCGCAGCGCGAGTTCAAGCCCGAGGTGATGATCGACCTCGCCACCCTGACCGGGGCGATGATCATCAGCCTGGGTCACGAGCATGGCGGTCTGTTCTCGAATGACGACGGCCTTGCCGCCGGCCTCACCGCCGCCGGCCTCGCCAGCGGCGACAAGGTCTGGCGCTTTCCGATGAACGACGCTTACGACAAGATCATGGACTCGCAGATCGCCGACATGCGCAACAGCGCGTCGCGCGACGCCGGTTCGATCACCGCCGCCTGCTTCCTCCAGCGCTTCGTCGAGGAAGGCGTCAAATGGGCGCATCTCGACATTGCCGGCATGGTCTGGGCCGACAAGCCGGGCGCGCTCTTCGACAAGGGCGCCACCGGTTACGGCGTGGCCCTGCTCGACCGTTACATCGCCGACAATCACGAAGGCTGA
- the ndk gene encoding nucleoside-diphosphate kinase, giving the protein MATTRTFSIIKPDATRRNLTGAVTAKLEEAGLRIVASKRIHMTREQAEGFYGVHRERPFFNDLVAFMTSGPVVVQVLEGEDAVARNREVMGATNPENADAGTIRKTFAESIEANSVHGSDSDENAKIEIDFFFTPEEIVG; this is encoded by the coding sequence ATGGCCACGACGCGCACCTTCTCGATCATCAAGCCGGACGCGACCCGGCGCAACCTCACCGGCGCGGTCACCGCCAAGCTGGAGGAGGCCGGCCTGCGCATCGTCGCCTCCAAGCGCATCCACATGACCAGGGAACAGGCCGAGGGTTTCTACGGTGTCCACCGCGAGCGCCCCTTCTTCAACGATCTGGTCGCCTTCATGACCTCCGGCCCGGTGGTCGTGCAGGTGCTCGAGGGCGAGGACGCCGTCGCCCGCAACCGCGAGGTGATGGGCGCGACCAATCCCGAGAACGCCGACGCGGGCACGATCCGCAAGACCTTCGCCGAATCGATCGAGGCGAACAGCGTCCACGGTTCGGACAGCGACGAGAATGCGAAGATCGAGATCGACTTCTTCTTCACGCCGGAAGAGATCGTCGGCTGA